The Halococcus salsus genome contains the following window.
CGTAGTTGGTGTAGAACGCCGGACTCTCTGGAGGTGCTTCGAGTCCGGGTTCGCCCCACTTGTAGCCGATGGGACCCGTTGCCGCGATACTCATCACATTCGCGGCCTCGTTCGGGAGGCTGATCCAGTGACCGCCCTTGAGGACGACTTCTTCGAGTTCACCGTCACCGTCCGTGTCGACTTCGAGAACCTCGCCGTTGTCGTGCTGGAGGTCGGCACTGTCGTTGCCCGCCGAAACCACGACCACCATCCCTTGATTTCTCGCGTACGCCATCGTCTTGTTCAGCACGCCACCGTAGAAGCTCCCGTTTTTCCGCCTGTCGACAGGATACGCGCCGATGCTCATGTTCGCAGCGTCACAACCGATCTCCGCACTGTAGACGACCGCCGCGAGGATGTCGGCGAAGGTTGCGGATGGGCCGGAGAATACGCGACACGCGACCAGTTCAGTGCCCGGTGCGCTGCCGACGGTTCCCGTTTCGTTGGTGTCGTCGGCCGCGACGATACCCGCGACGTGCGTACCGTGGTCGCTGCCGACAGGGCTGAAGTCTTCGCCGTCGTTGGTGAAGTTTCGTGACAACTCGGTGTTCAGCGGGCCAGTGAGGTCCTCGTGAGTCTCAAGGATTCCGGAATCGATAATCGAAACCCGCGTTCCCTCCCCGCGGGTTATTTCGTGAACTTCGGGGATTTGCTGGTCCTGTTTGTCCCACTGGAAGGGTTCGTAGTACGGTTCGTCCGTCGCACTCTCCTGTGTCGGTTCGACGGGTGTATCAAGCGTATAGACCAAGTCCGGTGCGTACTTTCCACCGAGCTTTTTGACTTCTTTCTCACTGCCGCGTACCACGAGCAGGTTCACCGGATCCAGTCGATGAACGACTTCGACCCCGTCTGTGTGTTTCACGCTTTTTGCATCGACGATGAACCGCTCGCGTGATTCGGCTGCTACGACGTTCGTACCTACAGCAATGCCTCCGAGCGCCGCACCACTTACCTTCAGGAACGCTCGCCTGGTTTTGTGTCCCATGATAGTTTGTCATACACCATCGCAATATTTGTTACGGTCTGTGATTCATGGAAACATGTAACAGGCCATGTTCATTTCATTGAGAATAATATATCGCGTCGAGATCGATCGGTGTTGATTAAAAACCTACTTGAGCCCGCGAGTATCGGAACCATTCACAAATTTGCAATTTGTCTTGTTCTAT
Protein-coding sequences here:
- a CDS encoding S8 family peptidase, producing MGHKTRRAFLKVSGAALGGIAVGTNVVAAESRERFIVDAKSVKHTDGVEVVHRLDPVNLLVVRGSEKEVKKLGGKYAPDLVYTLDTPVEPTQESATDEPYYEPFQWDKQDQQIPEVHEITRGEGTRVSIIDSGILETHEDLTGPLNTELSRNFTNDGEDFSPVGSDHGTHVAGIVAADDTNETGTVGSAPGTELVACRVFSGPSATFADILAAVVYSAEIGCDAANMSIGAYPVDRRKNGSFYGGVLNKTMAYARNQGMVVVVSAGNDSADLQHDNGEVLEVDTDGDGELEEVVLKGGHWISLPNEAANVMSIAATGPIGYKWGEPGLEAPPESPAFYTNYGTNAVDLAAPGGDADLEALDSEVPGSQQDLVFNTTFTGEDTDGDDIPEPPFVPSYGWKAGTSMAAPQVTAAAALVKSVNPDYNANQVMSTLRNTAEVPNGYDKAYYGAGYLDTLGAVQD